One segment of Paenibacillus sp. FSL R7-0337 DNA contains the following:
- a CDS encoding glycoside hydrolase family 78 protein, which produces MQTAYQITVTKDTEEVWNSGKVEADTSILVEYAGLPLQASSFYQIHVTAWDNQGNQASIAGHFETGLLKGSNFTADWITHTFPDDETAPPVFQKIFTAEKDIQSARLYASSLGVYEISINGNRVGDHYFAPGWTNYKERLQYQTYSLDGLLEQQNKIEITVGNGWYKGIFGFTCTPNHYGDRVAAIAELHIVYTDGSKEVIVTDESWKVTKGPIRSSEIYMGETYDSCYADDTQYEVVPFSYNNERLVAQECEPVRITKRLPAVKLFTTPKGEQVIDFGQILTGFVELQITGREGQVITIRHAEVLDKEGNLYPETLRQAISIDRFICNGKEQVFRPHFTFHGFRYIAVEGLEVIQPELFTACVLHSHLEETGSLTTSSEMVNQLFSNIQWSQRGNFLDIPTDCPQRDERLGWTGDAQVFAGTAAFNMNVASFFTKWLRDLASEQTEEYGVPHVIPNILGNQEGAAAWGDAAVIVPWTVYQMYGDLRLLEQQYDSMKGWVDYISGRCGINGLWQTGFQYGDWLGLDKEEISNERTGATDVYLVANAYYAYSTELLAKTASVLNRSEDATKYETLHSQIKSAFQEEYISATGRLVSETQTACVLALHFNLVEDKHRERVRKTLESSIAQHKNHLTTGFVGTPYLCHVLSENQMHELAGTLFLKEDFPSWLYAVKKGATTIWERWNSILPNGDFDTSGMNSLNHYAYGSIGEWMYRKLAGINQIEPGFKKILIHPQFIKGISAVEGIYHSIYGEIKSSWSCRNGGIIVNVTIPANTAAVIILPEQEDPIEVGSGDYCFRYPTQTNLDIERFTLDSTLKEVIEEPIALLMIEEHAPGMLDHPMIKYAYDFSISELLTNTPEETAMLFKLVLKTLNEPKKQGAMR; this is translated from the coding sequence ATGCAGACTGCCTATCAGATCACTGTAACCAAGGATACTGAGGAGGTTTGGAATTCAGGTAAGGTGGAGGCGGACACTTCAATTCTGGTAGAGTATGCTGGCCTCCCGCTTCAGGCCTCTAGTTTTTATCAGATTCATGTCACTGCATGGGACAATCAAGGCAATCAAGCCAGTATTGCAGGACATTTCGAAACAGGTCTTCTGAAGGGAAGTAACTTTACAGCAGATTGGATTACGCATACCTTCCCGGATGATGAAACTGCACCTCCCGTTTTCCAAAAGATCTTCACTGCAGAAAAGGATATACAGTCAGCCCGTCTCTATGCATCCTCATTAGGAGTTTATGAAATTTCTATTAATGGAAATCGGGTAGGGGATCATTATTTTGCTCCTGGCTGGACGAATTACAAGGAGCGGCTGCAATATCAGACCTATAGCTTAGACGGACTCTTGGAGCAGCAAAATAAAATAGAGATCACAGTTGGAAATGGCTGGTATAAAGGGATCTTTGGCTTCACCTGTACTCCGAATCATTACGGGGACAGAGTGGCCGCTATCGCCGAACTGCACATCGTCTATACAGACGGATCGAAAGAAGTAATTGTGACAGATGAGAGCTGGAAGGTGACGAAGGGACCTATCCGCTCCAGCGAAATCTACATGGGAGAGACCTATGACTCCTGTTATGCAGACGATACTCAATATGAAGTGGTCCCATTCTCCTATAATAACGAGCGTCTTGTCGCCCAGGAATGTGAACCGGTCAGGATTACCAAAAGGCTGCCCGCAGTGAAGCTCTTTACGACACCCAAAGGAGAGCAGGTTATTGATTTCGGACAGATTCTGACCGGATTCGTAGAGCTGCAGATTACCGGGCGTGAGGGCCAGGTCATTACTATCCGGCATGCCGAGGTACTTGATAAAGAAGGGAACCTGTACCCTGAGACCTTGCGGCAAGCAATCTCTATTGACCGTTTTATTTGTAATGGGAAAGAGCAAGTCTTCCGGCCGCATTTTACTTTTCATGGGTTCCGTTACATTGCGGTCGAAGGCTTAGAGGTCATTCAACCGGAGCTGTTCACCGCCTGCGTACTGCATTCACATCTGGAGGAAACAGGCAGCCTGACCACCTCGAGTGAAATGGTTAACCAATTATTCAGTAACATTCAATGGAGCCAGCGCGGTAATTTCCTGGACATTCCTACGGACTGCCCGCAAAGAGATGAACGTCTTGGCTGGACAGGCGATGCTCAGGTGTTTGCCGGAACGGCTGCCTTTAATATGAATGTAGCCTCCTTCTTCACGAAATGGCTGCGTGATCTTGCTTCTGAGCAGACTGAAGAATATGGCGTTCCGCATGTAATCCCAAATATCCTGGGGAATCAGGAAGGAGCTGCTGCATGGGGCGATGCTGCGGTTATTGTTCCTTGGACCGTGTATCAGATGTATGGCGACCTTAGGCTGCTGGAGCAACAGTACGACAGCATGAAGGGCTGGGTTGATTACATCTCTGGACGCTGCGGGATTAATGGGCTGTGGCAGACAGGATTTCAATACGGAGACTGGCTCGGACTTGATAAGGAAGAGATCAGTAATGAGCGGACCGGGGCTACGGATGTGTATCTGGTGGCTAACGCTTATTATGCCTATTCCACAGAGCTGCTGGCCAAGACTGCCAGCGTGTTAAACAGATCTGAGGATGCCACCAAATACGAAACGCTTCATAGCCAAATCAAATCAGCGTTCCAGGAAGAGTATATTTCCGCAACCGGCAGATTAGTCAGTGAGACTCAAACGGCTTGCGTATTAGCTCTTCATTTCAATCTGGTGGAGGACAAGCACCGGGAGAGAGTCCGCAAGACCCTGGAGTCTAGCATAGCCCAGCATAAGAATCACCTTACGACCGGTTTTGTGGGCACTCCATATCTGTGTCATGTATTATCTGAGAATCAAATGCATGAGCTTGCGGGCACCTTGTTCCTGAAAGAAGATTTTCCGTCCTGGCTGTACGCAGTTAAGAAGGGAGCTACAACCATCTGGGAACGGTGGAACTCCATTCTCCCGAATGGAGATTTCGATACATCAGGCATGAACTCCTTAAATCATTATGCGTATGGTTCTATTGGGGAATGGATGTACAGGAAGCTGGCTGGTATTAATCAGATCGAACCCGGGTTTAAAAAGATCCTGATACACCCTCAGTTCATAAAAGGAATAAGTGCAGTAGAAGGTATTTATCATTCAATATATGGAGAAATCAAGAGCTCATGGTCTTGCCGGAATGGGGGAATTATCGTCAATGTGACGATCCCTGCCAATACTGCTGCGGTCATTATATTGCCTGAGCAGGAAGACCCGATTGAAGTCGGTTCTGGAGATTACTGTTTTAGATATCCTACACAGACCAATCTGGACATAGAGCGGTTTACTTTGGACTCCACGCTTAAGGAAGTCATCGAAGAGCCGATAGCTCTTCTGATGATTGAAGAACACGCACCCGGTATGCTGGATCATCCGATGATTAAATATGCATATGATTTCTCTATAAGCGAATTGTTGACCAATACCCCTGAGGAAACAGCAATGTTGTTTAAACTGGTTTTGAAAACATTAAATGAACCGAAAAAGCAGGGGGCTATGCGTTGA
- a CDS encoding glycoside-pentoside-hexuronide (GPH):cation symporter: protein MNETTDLYSTEVVTPTKKSKPLGTDAQGIQKTMRPHHYLGDGVAQIALNSISGLIGMVTYFYTDKVGIAAATVGTIMLITKLVNAFTDLLMGRIVDGTKSKYGKARPWMLWMALPALASIILLFTVPADASNTVKTIYALATVIFASAIVYTGIAIPYGSLMAIRTKSVEERGKMGLTRTIFGYMIGIVVSVVLIPVTNMLGGDQKAWIIVAVVLGLLSAIALVLTFLSSKENNANVNLNESDNVPFWESIKLLFKNKYWIIMLFAQLFINMMYTLNGSTGIYYTKYILGNEDLIGIMGAVGLIPVFLGFALVGPMIKKFGLSSTARIGLIVGIAALGIRCFMPYSFVAALVLGGITTLATIPMMAVGGVLVNNTVEYGEWKTGKRLVGMVNSANSFGVKIGMGLAAAMIGWILAMGDYDGTLTTQPDSAITSILVLTVYLPVAILVLTYLCLRKYDLDAKYPQIVKELEERRSQQ from the coding sequence ATGAATGAAACAACGGATCTTTATAGTACAGAGGTTGTAACACCAACCAAAAAATCGAAACCATTAGGTACTGATGCCCAGGGTATCCAGAAAACGATGCGGCCTCATCATTACTTAGGTGACGGTGTAGCACAAATTGCACTGAACTCCATTAGCGGACTTATTGGGATGGTTACTTACTTTTATACAGATAAGGTGGGTATTGCAGCTGCAACAGTAGGCACAATTATGCTGATCACCAAGTTAGTTAATGCATTCACGGACCTGCTAATGGGCCGTATCGTTGATGGTACTAAATCGAAGTACGGGAAAGCACGGCCTTGGATGCTGTGGATGGCTCTCCCGGCACTGGCCTCTATCATTTTGCTATTTACAGTTCCTGCCGATGCATCTAACACGGTGAAAACGATCTATGCATTGGCTACAGTAATATTCGCTTCTGCCATTGTCTACACGGGAATTGCTATTCCGTACGGAAGCTTAATGGCCATTCGTACGAAAAGCGTAGAAGAACGCGGTAAGATGGGCCTTACCCGTACCATCTTCGGATACATGATTGGAATCGTTGTCTCTGTTGTATTAATTCCGGTTACCAATATGCTGGGTGGAGATCAGAAGGCTTGGATCATCGTTGCCGTCGTGCTTGGATTATTATCAGCCATTGCACTGGTCCTGACCTTCCTTTCCTCCAAAGAGAACAATGCTAACGTCAATTTGAATGAAAGCGATAACGTACCCTTCTGGGAAAGTATAAAGCTCCTGTTTAAGAACAAATATTGGATCATCATGTTGTTTGCTCAATTATTTATTAATATGATGTATACGCTTAACGGCTCAACGGGGATCTATTATACCAAATATATTTTAGGTAATGAGGATCTGATCGGAATCATGGGTGCTGTTGGTTTGATTCCGGTATTTCTCGGCTTCGCTCTTGTGGGACCAATGATTAAAAAGTTTGGCCTTTCCAGCACTGCACGTATCGGGCTGATCGTCGGAATCGCTGCCTTGGGTATCCGCTGTTTCATGCCATATAGCTTTGTCGCTGCATTAGTGCTCGGTGGAATAACAACTCTGGCAACCATCCCCATGATGGCTGTGGGCGGGGTGCTCGTCAATAATACTGTAGAGTACGGTGAATGGAAGACAGGTAAGCGTCTGGTGGGGATGGTCAATAGTGCAAACAGCTTTGGCGTTAAAATTGGTATGGGCCTAGCCGCAGCGATGATTGGGTGGATTCTGGCCATGGGGGATTATGATGGAACATTAACCACACAGCCGGATTCCGCAATAACCAGTATCCTTGTTCTTACTGTATATCTTCCTGTGGCAATACTCGTGCTTACGTATCTCTGCCTGCGCAAGTATGACCTGGATGCGAAGTATCCTCAGATTGTAAAGGAACTGGAAGAACGCCGTAGTCAACAATAA
- a CDS encoding TetR/AcrR family transcriptional regulator codes for MKAKRRKSIIETAKAVFADKGFEQSTMQEIAREASLGVATVFRYFPKKENLIVAVASEIVQSEIEVFEKIVRGEGNCYDKLSRIFDAFIFFGITGHQQSSKLIEAFECYVALSKEPLEDIALYQAQYNRLVALFTELADLGVKDGSVKTESMTKEIMITMMNVFGNFSKKMAMLNGIPAFQTQVKEAEQLNILKKIFLSQIKA; via the coding sequence ATGAAGGCGAAACGCAGAAAAAGTATAATCGAAACAGCCAAAGCTGTTTTTGCAGATAAAGGCTTCGAACAGTCAACCATGCAGGAGATTGCAAGAGAAGCAAGCCTTGGCGTTGCAACAGTCTTCCGCTACTTTCCAAAAAAGGAGAACTTAATTGTCGCGGTCGCTTCCGAAATTGTCCAATCAGAGATCGAGGTATTCGAGAAAATCGTTCGCGGCGAAGGAAACTGCTATGACAAGTTGAGCCGTATCTTTGACGCATTCATTTTTTTCGGTATTACCGGACACCAGCAGAGTTCAAAACTGATAGAAGCTTTTGAATGTTACGTGGCCTTATCAAAAGAGCCGTTGGAGGATATCGCTCTTTATCAAGCTCAATATAACCGGTTAGTCGCCTTGTTTACTGAATTGGCTGACCTTGGAGTAAAGGACGGCTCTGTTAAAACAGAGAGCATGACGAAAGAGATTATGATCACTATGATGAATGTGTTTGGCAACTTCTCTAAAAAGATGGCGATGTTAAATGGCATTCCGGCTTTTCAGACTCAGGTTAAGGAAGCGGAGCAGCTTAATATTTTGAAAAAGATATTTTTAAGTCAGATAAAAGCATAA